The Cyanobacteria bacterium QS_8_64_29 genomic sequence CCTCAATTGCCCGCCACAGCAATTGTAGAGCCAAACCGCGGCTGTAGTATTAGCAGGTGGTAACGCTCACGGCGCTGGCTGCCCCAGGCGGGCTTGCTCGCGGTCGTCAAAATGGACCTTCTCGGTGCCCAGGATCTGGTAGTCCTCGTGCCCCTTGCCGGCAATTAGAATGCCGTCGCCCGGTTGCGCTTCTCGAACGGCCGCGCGGATGGCCTCGGCCCGATCACGGATGGTACGGACGCGGCCATCGGCCGGCATGCCTTGCAAGATGTCCTGCAAGATCCCGTCCGGATCTTCGGTGCGGGGATTGTCGGAGGTCACAAACGCCACATCAGCTAGCTCGGCCGCCGTTTGCCCCATGAGCGGGCGCTTGCCGCGGTCGCGATCGCCGCCGCAACCGAACACGCACAGGGTGCGACCGGCAAAAAACGGGCGAGCCGCCCGCAGCACGCTGGCCAGGCTGTCCGGGGTGTGGGCGTAATCCACCACAACGCTGATGTCTTGCTCGCCATCGAGCTGCACGCGCTCCATGCGACCGGGCACCCCAGAAAAGCGCGCCAAGCCAGCCGCCACGGTTGCCAGGTCGAGGTCCAAGTGCAGGGCAACCCCAACGGCAGCAAGCAGGTTGGCGAGATTGTACTCGCCTACCAGCGGCGATTGGAAGCGAGTTTCCCCAACTGGCGTGTGGAGCAACCCATCAATCCCGCTAGGGGCGTAGCGCAGCTGGCTCGCTCGCAGCTCGGCCGAGGCATCGTGCAGGCTGTAGCGCCAGACCCGCTCGGGCGGCAAGCTGGCAATTAGGCGCTGCCCGTAGGGATCGTCTTGATTGATGATGGCGCGCCCCTGCAGGTAATCGGGACCGAACAGCATGGCTTTGGCCTGAAAGTAATCTTCCATGCTGTCGTGGAAGTCGAGGTGATCCTGGCTCAGGTTGGTAAAGGCTGCTGCCTCGAATTGGCAGTTGCGGATCCGGCCTTGCGCCAGTCCGTGGGAGCTAACCTCCAGCACTGCGTATTGGCTGCCGGCCGCTAGCGCCTCGCGCAGCTGCCGCTGCAGCTCGACGGCAAACGGTGTTGTATGCGCGTTAGCCTGCTCCCGACCGGGCCAGCGCGCTCCCAGCGTTCCCAAAAGCGCGCTCGGGCGCTGGGCCTGGCGCAACAGGTGCTCCACCAGATGGCTAGTGGTGGTTTTGCCATTGGTCCCGGTGACCCCAGCCAGGGTGAGCTCGCGAGCCGGATCGCCGTAGAAAGCGGCTGCCACGTCCGCGCAAGCCGTCCCAATGTTGTCAATGACGAAGACTCGATCGCCCGGTTGCGGGGGATGCCGCTGGGCTGCCGCTGGGGCAATCAGCGCCGCTGCCGCCCCGGCGGCGATCGCGCTTTGCCAAAAGTTGCCGCCATCGACCCGCGCTCCTGGCAGGCCGATGAACAGATCCCCGGGCTGGCAGGCGTGGGAGTTGGTACAAAGCCCCGATACCTCAATGTCGCCCCCTAGCGAGTGCGGATCGGGGGCGGAATGAGCGACCCGAGCCAGCAGCTCCTGCAGTTTCATAGTCTCTGCTCCTCACCCCTATCTACAAGGTGCGCGGCTTCCCGACTGTAGCGGCAGCCTAGCTTGCATGGCGGGCTGCCCCTAAGGGCCGAACGCGCCCCCCACGGGGTCATTGGTTAGCCGCCGCAGCTATTGTGCTGCGCCGCTGCCGCTCAGCTCATCGAGCTTGGCCCGCACAGCTTGGATGTCTTGCCACATCAGCCACTTGGGGCTGCCTTTCTCCCGCGATGGGTTGCGCAGCAAGTAGGCCGGGTGAAAGATGGGCATGGTCAGCCGCCCTTCCCACTCGATCCACTGGCCGCGGACCTTGGTAATGCCGCGCTTGGTCCCAGTAACCGCCTGCAGCGAGGTACCGCCGGTGAACAGAATAATTTGGGGATCCACCAGCCGAATCTGCTCGAGCAAGTAGGGCTTGCACGCCTCCGTTTCTGGCGCGGTGGGCTTGCGATTCTCGGGCGGGCGGCACTTGACGATATTGCAAATGTAGGTGTCTCGCTCGGGGTCTAGGCGCACCGAGGCCAGAATTTTGTCCAGCAGCTGGCCGGCTTTGCCCACAAAGGGAAGGCCGGTTTCGTCCTCTTGTTGGCCGGGGCCCTCGCCCACCACCATCAAATTCGCCTGCGGGTTGCCGCGCTCCACCACGGCTTG encodes the following:
- a CDS encoding UDP-N-acetylmuramoyl-L-alanyl-D-glutamate--2,6-diaminopimelate ligase, whose product is MKLQELLARVAHSAPDPHSLGGDIEVSGLCTNSHACQPGDLFIGLPGARVDGGNFWQSAIAAGAAAALIAPAAAQRHPPQPGDRVFVIDNIGTACADVAAAFYGDPARELTLAGVTGTNGKTTTSHLVEHLLRQAQRPSALLGTLGARWPGREQANAHTTPFAVELQRQLREALAAGSQYAVLEVSSHGLAQGRIRNCQFEAAAFTNLSQDHLDFHDSMEDYFQAKAMLFGPDYLQGRAIINQDDPYGQRLIASLPPERVWRYSLHDASAELRASQLRYAPSGIDGLLHTPVGETRFQSPLVGEYNLANLLAAVGVALHLDLDLATVAAGLARFSGVPGRMERVQLDGEQDISVVVDYAHTPDSLASVLRAARPFFAGRTLCVFGCGGDRDRGKRPLMGQTAAELADVAFVTSDNPRTEDPDGILQDILQGMPADGRVRTIRDRAEAIRAAVREAQPGDGILIAGKGHEDYQILGTEKVHFDDREQARLGQPAP
- a CDS encoding uracil-DNA glycosylase, with the protein product MSEPNQFNLFGGSDLEPVLSEAEFQRIPTDARAPIPQGTYAELDALTAHCCQCQRCELGQHRTQAVVERGNPQANLMVVGEGPGQQEDETGLPFVGKAGQLLDKILASVRLDPERDTYICNIVKCRPPENRKPTAPETEACKPYLLEQIRLVDPQIILFTGGTSLQAVTGTKRGITKVRGQWIEWEGRLTMPIFHPAYLLRNPSREKGSPKWLMWQDIQAVRAKLDELSGSGAAQ